In the genome of Oxyura jamaicensis isolate SHBP4307 breed ruddy duck chromosome 7 unlocalized genomic scaffold, BPBGC_Ojam_1.0 oxy7_random_OJ86, whole genome shotgun sequence, the window CACGCATGGCTGCTCTGGGACAGCTGCCAGCGAGGCGATGGGATGCGCCCCGGGAGCCCTCCGGCAGCACGGGCCCCGAGGCGAGCTGTTTTCACCTGCCGCtgtcctgctcccagggctgccccagaCCCGGTGCCGTGGCCCCAGGGGCTCCATCCGCAGGCCAGGCTGCCAATGAACTCTTCCAGAAGTGCCACGGGAACTGCAGTTTGCCCTTAGCTCACTCGAGCAGGGGGCGGTTCGTTGGTTTGGGTAGCGCAAAGCTTTAAGCACGCAAACAGCTCTAACTCTGGGCGCACAGCAAGGAGACGAGAGCAGCTCCATCTAGaccctgctgccaggagggaaCGACAGCCCAGGGTTTCTTTTCGCAGCCAGCTTCATTTGACGTTAGTTTGCTTTACATTAGCATCAGATACTCCTCCAGCGCGTGATCAAACGAGGCTCCGGGCGCTGCTCTCGGGAGAATAAACGCATCTGTAACGCACCCGCACCCGCCTCGCTCCCTTCTGCCCCAGATTCGCCTCTAAAGGGAATTAAGGATGTGCTCGGGGAAgatcagaaatagaaatatttgggGCGAGCTAACGGTTGGCATCCCAGCGTTAACACCCGTGCGTTCAAACACGCGTTCCTGCGCCTGGTTccaaggaaggagcagggacaCCGTACAGCTGAGATGCTCCCGGctcaggtgctgcaggcagccccacaAAATAAACACCCCTCACCCCGCACGGCGTGCCCGCGCCCCTCGCACGCGCAGTGGCAGTGCCCCAGGGAAGAAGCAGTCGGAGGCGCGTGTTCATCTCTCCATTTTATTAGTGTAAACACCCCCCACCCGCTCTCCCCACTATTAAATACAAACcaggagcacagagcagctcctcaGTCGCTTTCTCCTTAGGAGATGCGCAGCCGAACCGCCCCTGGAGCCCCTCAGCCCGGGCAGCACAGCGGGGGCccgaggggcggcggggggcagcaCAGCCTGCGGGCACGTCCCCGAGGGCAGGGACGGCTCCTGTCGGAGGGCTGCGACCTCCGGTGTCCTACGGATACTGCGAAGGCCGAGGCGGCCCGGGTCAGGGTTCCCATGGGGAGCAGCTGACGGTACACGAACACGGCAGGAGCACTCCCTGcgcccctgggggctgcagctcccccccgccccagcagccaggggcGCTCAGGGAGCTGTCTCCCTGCCAAGTGGCATACGCTAAAACCAACCTCGTTATTGCTTTTTTTAGGGGGCAGTCCCACTGCTCAGGGCTGCGGCGGGCACAGGGACGCAGCACACGGCCGACACTCCAGTCCCTGCTGCCAGAGGGTGCCAGGAGAGCCGAACGAGCACCAGGAACAGCCCTGCATAgtgggggggaaagggggagacGTGCGTGGGatctgccccagccccggctggcCCCCCACGGCAGTCACAGCCCCGCTGTGGGGTCTCAGCGTCCTCCGGCAGCCGGAGGTGGAGCAGTTCACAGGACAAGGCAAGGGGCAGCATGGCTCCGCTCCTCCCCGCCGGGCTGGCGGCAAGCGAGGCAGCGGCCGGCACCGCTGGGGTCCCAGAGCACAGCTCGGCTCACCCCATGCTGGCagaccccagccctgcccgggcAGCATGGGGGCCGGTCCCCACAGCCGCAGCGGAAGGAGGAAGACAGATTTTGGGCAGCGGGTCAGGCGGGGCgggcaggcaggctgggcagggccAGCCCCTCGGCGCCCCGGGCTCAGGTGCtgttcccctgctcctgctcgaAGAGCACCATGGCGAGCTGGGAGCGGGAGCCGACGCCCTCCAGGCTGCTCTGCACGCAGCGGTGGTAGATCTCCTCGCTGAGCCGCGGGTTGCAGGCCTGGGGCCGGTAgcgctgcagcagggcaggctccACGGCCCGGAAGACGTGCAGGTTGGAGTACTTGATGAACATGTCGTAGATGTCCAGGGTTTCCAGGATGTCTTCATTCTCCTGCACGTCGCCGGCCATGCGGGTGCGCGCCGCCATGTAGTCGGCGTTGTAGAAGCAGGCCTCGTGGAAGACGTCGCGGTCGAAGCGCCCCGCGTCCCGCAGCAGGTCCAGCGTGGGGGGCGGCACCTGGTTGTGGTAGGCGATGGCGGGGTTGTAGCCctggaagtggatggggaagaaGACCTGCCAGTTGTTGATGGTGTTCATCCGGCAGCGGTTCAGGAAGTCGACGGTGACCTCCGTGCCCACGCCCGCCACGAAGAACAGCGTGTCCACGGGGTGCTTCTTGGAGATGATGTCCATGACCTTGATCTGGGAGGGGGCGTCCGTCTTCACGCTGATCCAGGGGATCTTCACCTCGGCATACTTGCGCTCGTACTCGGTGATCTGCGCCTTCACGGGGGCAAAGATGTCGTTCTGGGTCACCTGCTGGGCCTCGAAGGGGTCGTAGATGAAGAGGAAGGTGAGCACGGCGTTCTCGCTGCTCTCAAAAGCGGCCGCAGCGTACACCTCCAGGAAGCGCGCGGCGTGGTCGCGGTCGTGTGCCGTGAGCGGCAGGATGACGTTGATGCGGCTGGCCTCCGTCACGTAGGGCATGGGGATGATCTCCACCTCGCTGAGGGGCCGCACCAGGTGCACGCGCTTGGTGACGGAGCGGCTGTGCCCCTTCTGCGTGACCACCTCCACCTGCAGGTCCAGCGTGTACTCCATGCCGCGCGTGGGGTCGAAGCGCCGGTACCCGTtcaccagctgctgcttgcGCACGTGCAGCACCGGCTGGTACTTGCGGTTCAGCTCCTCCATGGCCGTGGCCACCACGTCGGCCACGTCGGCCAGGTCCACGCCCTGCAGCTCGCACTTGGGGGAGCCGTCCACGCAGGCGTAGACCTGATCCTCCGTGAAGTAGTCCCAGCGCAGAACCTCGAAGCGGGTTTTGGGCTGGAACGGGGACGGGATGCCAACGGGCCACGTGGCGCCGTGGTCCCCGTCTGCGGACAGGCTGCTGGCGTTCTGGATTTCCAGCTGcaaggagagaagcagaggtAGAGCACAGCATGCACAGCATTAGCGCACAGCACGCCACCGTCAGCAGCAGGATCTGCACCTTGTCCCAGCCCGTGCCACCTCTGCTGGCAGAcctcagcaccctgccagcTCTAGCACCCTGAATCGCCCCAGCCCTAGGGCCACGGGGATGGGTCACGGGGCACTGCCGGCGCTCTCCTGACACCgctgcagccacagcccagctgcaggtCAGAAAGCCCTCACATTAGAGCAGAAAGATGGGTGACACCAGAAAGCGATGCCAGGAGGGGCCCAGATCCTCCCAGCCGAGCCACGTCTCACCTGGAGCTGCTCTATCTCCAGGTACGTCCtctccagctccacctgggcAAAGTACTTGTGCAGCCGGTACATCTGGACAGGATCCAGCACAGGGTGGACGGTGAAGGCGCTCTGGAAGCGGAGGTCGGACTCCTGCTCAGGGTCCGCGTTCTTCCCCAGCTCAAAGTATTGGTAAAGCAGGCCCT includes:
- the CHPF gene encoding chondroitin sulfate synthase 2, with product MRLSLLLSLLRPAGPVAIGVSLGFTLSLLSVTWVEEPCGTPPRTDGRPRTDPAAAAGSPVGPAGGPHDGGRHNGNAARRPNAVPAGLGAESWEPRVVPYRPPSPGRAAKKAVRTRYISTELGMRQRLFVGVLTSKSTLSTLAVAVNRTLAHRLERLVYFTGTRGRKVPHGMTVVTHSDERPIWNMYQTVRYLLDHYVSDFDWFFLVQDDTYTEAHRINRLVAHLSIDTLLYLGRPEEFIGGDTDGHYCHGGFGYLLSRSLLLRLQPHLESCRNDILSSRPDEWLGRCIIDHTAVSCTEEHEGLLYQYFELGKNADPEQESDLRFQSAFTVHPVLDPVQMYRLHKYFAQVELERTYLEIEQLQLEIQNASSLSADGDHGATWPVGIPSPFQPKTRFEVLRWDYFTEDQVYACVDGSPKCELQGVDLADVADVVATAMEELNRKYQPVLHVRKQQLVNGYRRFDPTRGMEYTLDLQVEVVTQKGHSRSVTKRVHLVRPLSEVEIIPMPYVTEASRINVILPLTAHDRDHAARFLEVYAAAAFESSENAVLTFLFIYDPFEAQQVTQNDIFAPVKAQITEYERKYAEVKIPWISVKTDAPSQIKVMDIISKKHPVDTLFFVAGVGTEVTVDFLNRCRMNTINNWQVFFPIHFQGYNPAIAYHNQVPPPTLDLLRDAGRFDRDVFHEACFYNADYMAARTRMAGDVQENEDILETLDIYDMFIKYSNLHVFRAVEPALLQRYRPQACNPRLSEEIYHRCVQSSLEGVGSRSQLAMVLFEQEQGNST